Proteins encoded together in one Telopea speciosissima isolate NSW1024214 ecotype Mountain lineage chromosome 4, Tspe_v1, whole genome shotgun sequence window:
- the LOC122659540 gene encoding uncharacterized protein LOC122659540: MKLYPLLLKPPSTTTHKRITSNGSRFYPYFKDCVGAIDGSHIPAWVQVEQHRSFRDRHGCISQNILAACEFDKKFTYILAGWAGSASDSRILDNAIHRVGEGRLVVPECKFYLVDAGFSNQKEFLRPFRNVRYHVKEWKNSNLGPQDKKELFNLRHASLRNCIECAFGLLRKRFKILKNQPEYPFKTQVKIEEEESFFEAEEEEESTSNSVSITVETDVEPEDDDNVVQGTGNVEWDQF; encoded by the exons ATGAAATTGTACCCACTACTGCTCAAGCCTCCAAGTACAACAACGCATAAGCGAATCACAAGTAACGGTAGTAGATTCTATCCATACTTCAAGGACTGCGTTGGAGCCATAGATGGTTCACATATCCCAGCATGGGTTCAAGTAGAACAACATCGTTCATTTCGTGATAGGCATGGATGTATATCCCAAAACATCCTAGCTGCATGCGAATTTGACAAGAAGTTTACATATATACTTGCTGGCTGGGCAGGATCGGCATCAGATTCTCGAATATTGGATAATGCCATACACAGGGTAGGAGAAGGAAGGTTAGTGGTACCTGAATGCAAATTCTATCTTGTTGATGCTGGGTTTTCTAATCAGAAAGAATTCTTGAGACCATTCCGTAATGTTCGATATCATGTGAAAGAGTGGAAAAACTCTAATTTGGGGCCGCAAGATAAGAAGGAGTTGTTTAATTTGCGACATGCCTCTTTGCGTAATTGCATTGAATGTGCGTTTGGTCTCTTGAGGAAAAGATTCAAGATATTGAAAAATCAGCCTGAATATCCTTTTAAGACACAAGTCAAGATT GAGGAAGAGGAGTCATTTTTCGAagctgaggaagaagaagaatctactTCCAACAGTGTTAGCATAACAGTAGAAACAGATGTGGAACCTGAGGATGATGACAATGTTGTTCAAGGTACTGGTAATGTGGAATGGGATCAATTCTGA
- the LOC122658866 gene encoding putative indole-3-acetic acid-amido synthetase GH3.9, whose translation MDGKRLEYKGKEALKELEKSTVKVGEVQEGILKDILKRNAATEYLNQFMKGSTDISTFKLLVPVITYSSICPFIQRIANGEDSSLLSSHPITEMLCSSGTSAGEPKLTPSIAEDLDRRTFLYNLIMPIMNQYVPGLDEGKAMYLYFTKPERSTPSGLPVRPVLTSYYKSKHFKCRSRDPFNDFTSPDQTILCTDSRQSMYCQLLAGLLNRHHVLRLGAVFASALLRAINFLERNWVNLCNDIRSGHLDPSITDPGCRSAMLDLLKSPNPVLADEIEAICSNKSWKGILGQLWPRAKYIEAVVTGTMAQYIPTLEFYSAGKLPMVCTMYASSECYLGVNLKPLCDPADVAYTILPNLGYFEFIPLGNNNNGSFLADDENEEVARGKLIDLAHVSLGCYYEIVVTTFAGLYRYRIGDVLQVTGFHNKAPQFRFVCRRNVVLSIDTDKTSEEDLHKSVTMAKKLLEPYEALLVEYTSCTDTSTIPGHYVLFWEIVSHGQSSAMNELTQFETHVLEDCCMAVEESLDYVYRRCRTLDRSVGPLEIRVVEPGTFESLMDFCISQGGSINQYKTPRCIKCISALNLLNSRVCGSFFSPRNPIWNLDPLINKRN comes from the exons ATGGATGGGAAGAGATTGGAATACAAAGGAAAGGAAGCACTAAAGGAGCTGGAGAAGTCAACTGTGAAGGTCGGAGAAGTGCAGGAAGGTATCTTAAAGGATATCTTGAAGAGAAACGCAGCAACGGAATACTTAAACCAGTTCATGAAGGGATCTACCGATATCTCCACCTTTAAGCTTCTTGTTCCTGTCATCACTTACTCCTCCATCTGTCCATTTATCCAGAGAATCGCCAACGGCGAGGATTCTTCTCTTTTATCTTCTCATCCCATTACTGAGATGTTATGCAg TTCAGGGACTTCCGCCGGAGAACCAAAGCTGACGCCGTCGATCGCAGAGGATCTGGACCGTCGAACCTTCCTATATAACCTCATTATGCCCATCATGAACCA GTATGTCCCGGGACTAGACGAGGGAAAGGCTATGTACCTCTATTTCACCAAGCCAGAACGGTCGACTCCCTCTGGATTACCGGTTCGACCGGTTCTTACAAGCTACTACAAGAGCAAACACTTTAAGTGCCGGTCACGCGACCCGTTCAATGACTTCACCAGCCCGGACCAAACCATCCTTTGCACTGATAGTCGCCAGAGCATGTACTGCCAGCTTCTAGCCGGTTTACTTAACCGACATCATGTTCTCCGGCTCGGTGCGGTCTTCGCCTCTGCCTTACTCCGAGCCATCAACTTCCTCGAACGTAATTGGGTTAACCTTTGCAATGACATCCGGTCGGGCCATCTTGACCCATCCATCACCGACCCCGGATGTCGGTCAGCCATGTTGGATTTACTAAAATCCCCAAACCCGGTTCTCGCCGACGAGATCGAAGCCATCTGTAGTAATAAGTCTTGGAAGGGGATACTGGGTCAGTTGTGGCCTAGGGCCAAGTACATTGAGGCTGTAGTAACTGGGACCATGGCCCAATACATCCCTACCCTCGAATTCTACAGTGCAGGGAAGCTACCTATGGTGTGCACCATGTACGCATCCTCCGAGTGCTACTTAGGAGTCAACTTGAAACCCTTATGTGACCCTGCTGACGTGGCATACACCATTTTGCCCAACTTGGGCTATTTCGAGTTCATACCTCttggcaacaacaacaacggcTCTTTTTTAGCAGACGACGAAAACGAAGAGGTAGCAAGAGGTAAACTGATCGACCTGGCGCATGTTAGCCTTGGCTGCTACTACGAGATCGTTGTTACTACTTTTGCTG GCCTGTATAGGTATCGAATCGGAGATGTACTTCAGGTGACCGGATTCCACAACAAGGCACCACAGTTCCGGTTCGTTTGCCGGAGAAACGTGGTTCTGAGCATCGACACAGATAAAACAAGTGAAGAAGACCTTCACAAGAGTGTAACAATGGCGAAGAAACTCTTAGAACCATACGAAGCTTTACTGGTGGAGTACACAAGTTGTACAGATACATCAACTATACCAGGCCATTACGTATTATTTTGGGAGATCGTAAGTCACGGGCAATCGTCGGCAATGAACGAGTTGACTCAGTTCGAAACCCACGTACTTGAAGATTGTTGCATGGCAGTAGAGGAATCGTTGGATTACGTATATAGGAGATGTCGTACGTTGGATAGATCAGTGGGTCCCTTGGAGATAAGAGTGGTCGAACCGGGAACGTTTGAGTCATTGATGGACTTTTGTATTAGCCAGGGAGGTTCCATTAACCAATATAAGACACCAAGGTGTATCAAGTGTATCTCTGCACTCAACCTTCTGAACTCTAGGGTTTGTGGTTCCTTCTTTAGCCCTAGGAATCCTATATGGAACCTGGATCCTTTAATCAATAAGAGAAATTAA
- the LOC122659541 gene encoding pentatricopeptide repeat-containing protein At5g66520-like — MKDFKPIHAHILRSGQILDSFVASKMLEFCAVSARNMGYALHMFNNIELRDAYMWTTMIRGFVKVRMPEKAIEFYYLMRSQGVEPNKFTFIFALKAYSSIPNYQEAKILHGKLLKLGFYFDEFIRNALIHLYSKCGDNMAASYLFDEIPTDNVVIWNTMISACFASDDIENAQKLFDEMPNKNVESWNAVISGYSKRGHIDVARSLFDVMPDRDLVSWSVIISSYVQSRSAAVALNLFKDMQLSGVRPDSVTMASVLSACAQVGALDMGRWIHAYVGKNKLRHDVFLGTSLVDMYAKCGCIDTALQVFNSMPQRNVCSWNAMLGGLAMHGHGADTLALFRQMEITHVTPNDVTFVGVLSACSHIGLVDEGHRQFDRMEEEFNITPKIEHYGCMVDILGRAGLIDEAKILIENMPMEPNVVVWGALLTACKIHGDSAVGEEVIRGLKKMALGDGGCYVLLSNIYAAGNQWGEVEKMRKMMRNIGTEEKVPGCSSIEVSSVVHEFFVNDKSHPHCREVYEVASRISKHLEVEGYVPNPSLVLYNIDE, encoded by the coding sequence ATGAAGGATTTCAAGCCAATCCATGCTCACATCCTCCGTTCCGGCCAAATTTTGGATTCCTTTGTTGCTTCCAAGATGTTGGAATTCTGTGCTGTATCTGCTCGGAACATGGGTTATGCTCTTCATATGTTCAATAACATCGAATTGCGAGATGCCTATATGTGGACAACCATGATCAGGGGCTTCGTCAAGGTCCGAATGCCAGAGAAGGCAATCGAGTTTTATTATCTGATGAGATCACAAGGGGTTGAACCCAATAAGTTCACCTTCATTTTTGCCCTCAAAGCATATTCTTCAATACCCAATTATCAGGAAGCCAAAATCCTTCATGGGAAGCTCCTGAAACTTGGGTTTTACTTTGATGAATTTATTCGTAACGCGCTGATCCATCTGTACTCAAAATGCGGAGACAACATGGCTGCGAGTTATCTGTTCGACGAAATTCCCACTGATAATGTGGTTATTTGGAATACAATGATATCAGCGTGTTTTGCTTCTGATGATATTGAGAATGCGCAGAAgctgtttgatgaaatgcccaACAAAAATGTTGAGTCATGGAATGCTGTTATTTCTGGGTATTCTAAGCGTGGCCACATTGATGTTGCAAGATCGTTGTTTGATGTTATGCCTGATAGAGACTTAGTTTCATGGAGTGTGATCATTTCAAGCTATGTCCAGAGCAGAAGTGCAGCTGTGGCCTTGAACCTTTTCAAAGATATGCAACTTTCTGGGGTTCGGCCTGATAGTGTCACCATGGCAAGTGTTCTCTCCGCTTGTGCTCAAGTTGGGGCACTAGACATGGGTAGATGGATCCATGCCTACGTGGGCAAGAACAAACTAAGGCATGATGTTTTCTTGGGCACTTCCCTTGTAGACATGTATGCCAAGTGTGGATGCATTGACACAGCCCTTCAAGTCTTTAACAGTATGCCCCAAAGAAATGTGTGTTCTTGGAATGCTATGTTAGGTGGGCTTGCCATGCACGGCCATGGAGCCGATACACTAGCGCTCTTCAGACAAATGGAAATCACTCACGTGACTCCTAACGATGTAACCTTTGTTGGAGTTCTTTCTGCCTGTAGTCATATTGGTTTGGTAGATGAGGGCCACAGGCAATTTGATCGAATGGAGGAGGAGTTCAACATCACACCAAAGATTGAACACTATGGTTGTATGGTAGATATTCTTGGACGAGCAGGTCTCATCGATGAAGCTAAAATTCTAATAGAAAACATGCCAATGGAGCCGAATGTAGTTGTATGGGGGGCTTTACTAACTGCATGCAAAATCCATGGGGACAGTGCTGTTGGTGAGGAGGTGATTAGAGGTCTAAAGAAGATGGCATTGGGAGATGGTGGGTGCTACGTGCTCTTATCAAACATTTATGCAGCTGGAAACCAGTGGGGTGAAGTTGAGAAaatgaggaagatgatgagaaaTATTGGAACTGAGGAGAAGGTACCTGGATGCAGCTCTATTGAGGTCAGTAGTGTTGTTCATGAGTTCTTTGTGAATGACAAGTCTCACCCTCACTGCAGAGAGGTTTATGAGGTTGCAAGTAGGATAAGCAAACACCTAGAAGTTGAGGGATATGTGCCCAATCCCTCTTTGGTCTTGTATAATATAGATGAATAG